The nucleotide sequence AACTAAATGTGTGGGCCGGCCCCACACGCTCACTCACTCCACACGCCGCCAGCtcgcctcgcgcccgccgcctgccgccgccaccgcgctcGCCCCGCGCCCGCCCCGCTCCACCCCGGCCAGACCGCCCCACGCCGCCCCGTCCCCAGACCCACCCCGCGAACCCCGCGCCGGCGCGCCGCTGGCCCAGCCGCCCCGCCGCGGAGCCGCCCCTCCCCACCCCGGCCGCCCGCCGGCCACCGGATCCGGGGCGCCCCGGCCGCGGCCCGACACCGGCGCCCCCCGCCCCGGCCGCACCCCGCTCGGCGCCGCCCCGCCCCACCCCGGTCGGCTCCAGCCACCGGTTCCGGGCCGCCCCAGCTGCTCGGAGCCCCGCAGCGGCGTGCCCGGCCGCGCCCCACTGCCCGGTGCCGACCCAAGGCAACGGCCCCGGCAAGCCCGCCGCGACcctggaggaaggagaagaagaaggaagaaaaaggaggaggaagaaggtgaagaaaaaggaagaagaaggaggaggaagaagaaggaggaggagaataggagagggggaggaagccgaggtggaggGGACGAACGTTCATCCACGTTCATCCACGTCATCCACACCGTTCATCCACGCCGTTCGTCCACGCCGTCATCCCCGCCCTCGCCGGAGGAGAAGGTAAAGCCGCagggttgtcggccatcgcgccGTTTATGTCGTTGACAGCCTTCGTGCcgagtttgtggttgtgttggccatcgtgcccCAAATGTGGACGTCGGCCAACGTGCCGAcggttttttcttgcaggttttggaaacctccccgtgcaggggaggttctgccgaaattttcaacttttagtgatgtttttcttcttttgcagagcaggacctgtcggagGGGACCCAGAGCACCTCGGCGACcctgatcgtcttcgtcggcgttgcGGTCCTACCTGCACAAcgccgactcgccactgcaccgactcgtcACTGCGCCGCTAGCCTATCTCCtccaccaccctaggtataattgaGCTCTCTTCCTTACCGTTGTAGTATGTAGATCggtgtagcccagttaggcgtctcccgtccgaaacagatatggttggaggtatgcggatctctacatatctatgaccgtatctattttggattgtccacgttttttggaccgcccacggatgcgtagatgggttagtttccatgttctgctcggatCTGAGacggagtttcggcaccacctcactgttattctccggatacacactctcccttctaggacgtgtatcgggagaacagcgaggaggtgctgccgaaattctgtctcggatcggagtagagcatggaaactaacctcatctacgcatccgcgggtgggattaggacctatcctcacctattagacagtaggcacgTTGTGCAGATGCAACTGATGGTTATATTACTCCGTtatgtgtatatgctagaggatggataaccatgagtggatgtacatgggacgCTCAAGTCAGGCTCAAATCACCcgtgaatggatggataagaccgagaaattcttggaccatgcatttaagGCAGCTAAGGGAGCGAGAGACACGTTCTGTCCCTGTAGCCAatgtgaaaacaagaaaagaaaaacaagggaaGTCATGGTGCAACATCTTTGAAAGTATGGATTTAttccaaactatacccggtgggtgtccCATGGTGAAGCCTATCATCCTAGAG is from Miscanthus floridulus cultivar M001 chromosome 7, ASM1932011v1, whole genome shotgun sequence and encodes:
- the LOC136466118 gene encoding uncharacterized protein, which produces MADNPAALPSPPARAGMTAWTNGVDERVAAGLPGPLPWVGTGQWGAAGHAAAGLRAAGAARNRWLEPTGVGRGGAERGAAGAGGAGVGPRPGRPGSGGRRAAGVGRGGSAAGRLGQRRAGAGFAGWVWGRGGVGRSGRGGAGRARGERGGGGRRRARGELAACGVSERVGPAHTFS